DNA sequence from the Falco peregrinus isolate bFalPer1 chromosome 16, bFalPer1.pri, whole genome shotgun sequence genome:
GAATGCCTACCGACCCCTAGATTTCTATCGAGTCttctgtaggagaaaaaaaaaatactaaccCCTAAAGCAAACCATGTAACTTTCTTTGCATAGACTCACCTGTGGCCTTTAGCCTGGGCTTcggcattttcttttctttcctctcaggTTTGGATTTCTTGGAgacctttttgtttttcttttttgaactgCCATAGTCActatcatcatcatcttccaTGAGGAAGTCTTCATCGCTTCCTGAATCTGctgaaagcacagagaaatttaagtttgggggggggtgggggtgggggggaagaaagggaagagaagataTAGTTGAGAGATCTGCAAGTTAAACTGCAGAGACAGGAAACCAGGACTCGCCAACCTTATGCGATTCCACCTATCTGCTTCTACTGTGCTAAAGAAATTTGACATAGCAGAAGATTTTACACTGGTAGGGATAAAGCACTAGTGTAGCAGTTACAAACAGTAAAGCGTTTTGAGGTCCTCAAAATATGCTCCATCTTAATACATAACCCATCTCAAAATAAAGAGAATCTCTTGACAGGGAGAAGTTACGTGATCTTTTCAATGATACCGTTACTCCATTCTGAAATCACGTTTGCACTCAGAACTTCAGGAACTTCTGCGTTTCATTACTAGCTGAACCCATCTCTTCTTGTGAAACAGAAGGTCCTACTTTGATCAATCAAGGATAAAGTACTTTTGCATCATCTGAAAGTAGCACCAATGCCTCAAAAACCAATGGGatagcaagcagcagcaaaaagcatgACAAACTTTACAATAATCCTTTAGGGCTGCTTATAGAGACACACATACATCTTTGCTGGAAACTTCAAAGAAGAATTCTACACATGAAAAACCCAAGTTTGATCTGTTGGAAAGATACACAGTAATAAGGAAGTTACTGAAAAGGACAACTTAGGTCTTCACTGTTGCTGTCAAAAAGCAAACTGCTCCTTCTGCTGTCTGGCCAGACCCATAAGCTCATGTGTGGTACTATACCCATGTCACATTGTAAAAAGTTAAAATCAGTCGCATTTACTCACTCTCCTGGAATTGTGCCTCATCATCCTCTTGTTCTTCCTCCTCACTACCCACATCATCCATAAGCATCTCTCGTTGTTTAGAAGCTGCTTTGGATGCTGCCTGTCGTTGCTGACGCACGTTTTTATGGTCTTCTTTCTCGTCCTCACTGTCCTCTGCAGCAAAAGTCACCAAGTGATAATGGAGATACAGAATACAAACTACTTGTCTTGAGGTAGCATGTGGGCAAGACAAAGGTCGAGTTATTCACAAGAAAGTTAATCAAGACACTCGCTGAGTAACTGAGCTACTAGGAGAACATGGTCACATTAAACCCAATAAGCACATTTCTGTAGTCACCCAACAATAATCATGTGCAATATCTTCCACTGCACGTACTAGCAAcgacttctttttttttacctgcagGCCTTTTCCTGGATTTGGAGGCTGCTCTCTTATTCTTCTCTGGTttagccttttttccttttttgcttttttgagaGCTCTCATAGTCACTGTCAGCTTTGCCATCATCTGCTCCTAAGTCGTCATCTTCACTGCCAAAATCTTCATCTGGAAGGAAAAGGTACAAATATGAAGTTTCTTCTATCATTCTGAAATACGGACAAGAACTACAGGGAAGAGATTAACATACAACTATCTACCTGTGAAGATAAGCTTTATAGCAGCATCATattgcaccaaaaaaaaatatgttaccCCATACAGGGAAGAGATTAACatgtatatatgtttatatgtatCTGTGAAGACAAACTATAGCAGCATCAtattacacacaaaaaaatgttatccCAAATCAGGGCTGGAAGTAAGAGCAGTAAAGGCAGCACCCAGTTTAAGATAAGTGTATTAGAAAAGTGCATGCTTCTCTACTctgagtattttctttcctatgtCAAATCCTACACCAGTAACTCTTACAAACTGGTCTTCATTTTGAAGATACACTATCTGTACAATGTAGTTAGTTACCTGCCGAGTGTGAATCATCTTTCTTAGTCttcacatctttttcttctgaatccTCACTGAAAATGAGAGGAAGACAGGGTCTGACTGCTGTTTTAACTTTGATTTCAGTCAGTGCTGTATGAAAAATATcaattttcagaaagcaaactgaTCTCTAGACTGGGAATACGCACTTTTTCTAGACATTACCACGTTATACTTCAGAATTACTCAGCTGTACATGTAGTTATCATGGTTGGAAAGATAATATTCAAACTCTGAATCACATACAAACTTACACGGAGTCAAGTAAACCAACCAGGAAATAATAAGGTTGAGCTGAACCATGCACTTCACTCTGAAACCTACCAATAATCCAGATGTCTTCCATTTTCCATTCAAATTCTGAAGTTTTACATGCTAATGCATGGCTGAGTCCATAAATGGAATAAATTCTGAATAGATTTATAGCCATCACTTGTCTTTATGTCATTGTTTTCCCCGACTCCTTCATTCTGTGTACATTGCTGTGCAGCACTTCACTAGCACATATTTGGTGTACAATCTCTCGGATGATCTGCTCTGATGGAGCTTCACCGCTCCCTTCTAGCGGTTTCAACCCTCATCAGAGGGTGTCCCTATCAAGCAGGTACTAATGTTCTGTTTTTATCCAAACCTCTATCATTACTCACTACCACTGTCCAAAGAGGGTTCTCCTTCCAGCATGTAAGAACATGCACTCCAATCAGAGAGTAAACAagtgttttaaacagaaatggtGAATAGTCTCTCGAGGGCCACTGATGTACAACATGTGCTTCGGGAACAGCTGAACTGCTGAGTTTGCCAAGGTCAAGAAATACAATAGATCAAATCTCTGCTACTTTCAAATTTGGCAGTTGGAGCCGACACACAACGTTTCTCAAGAACTCAGTTTAGATAACTGGCCACATTACAGCCCCTCAGGCCCATCTGTTTTCAGTCTCATACAGACAACTGTGCGTTTCAGTCACTGAAATGTATGAGTGCATTTTACATGCCAGCCCTCTGCAACGTTTGTAATACACATAGAAATGTTCTTACATACTTAAAAATCCTCAAAGCTAATAGGACATCAAGGTCAACTATTTAGTTGCTTTGGGAGCTGCCTAGCCCAATTTCTTTATATGTCATACCCATTAAATCTTTGATTTCAGGTGTTACAGGCATTTACCATGGTGAATACAGTCTCTCCCTCCCAGTTCACAATAGCAAGTGGTCCGTGCAAATATTCCCATGCCTACATTCAGCTTTCAATTTATAGAAAAGGAGCACAACAGGGAAGCCTCTGAAGCATACCTGCCAATAAGTTAGGTACATCCCAGCAAACAGTGCAACAGAATAAAGAGACACCTTGGGCTTATAGTGTAAGAACTAGCTGGCAGAACCTCCATCCCTGAAGCTGATGTCTGTCATGAAAGCAGTTAATTGGCTTAATAGTCTTATAGCAACCATTTGCTGACCATAATTattctaaaaaggaaaataccttCACTCTACAGGAAAGACTTTCACTATTCCGTAGGGCATCACTTAGAAGAGAGCCCTTTCCCACTGCTGGAGCTACTCAGTTATCAAAGCCAGTTACTTTGCTGATGAATTAGACAAACCCAGAAATAAAAGAACCGCAAAACTAACAAATAGCCTAACTACTAACTGCCACTGTACCATCCCATTTAATCTTTAACCACAGGAATGCTCTGAGCATACTGAAAAAACgatggaaaatgaaatgcatcTTGCTGCTAACTTACCTGGATAACTATGCCAGCTGCCAATTTTTGTAACTTGGATCATACTCCTTCCTATTCCACCTATCTAGCTCTGGGAAACTGTTTTAATGACAAAGTGCTAATAAGTACTTTACACATTATTTCTGTGTCTACTCAGATAAGAAAGAACCACCTCAATGTCCAAGCTGGTTATGCAAGCTCTGTGATTGAGAGCTCTGTATCTTCTTACACTGCAGGCCTTGAATTCCACTTACAATCGTTCCTCTTAGAAGATACTGCTCCCCACATAAAGAACAAGGTTTGGAGATACGTTCGTAACAGATTAAGTGCTTCTTTTACCTGTCCTCCTGAGAATTCTTCCCAGATCGCCTCTTATTTTTAGCCTCCCGGGGAGACGAACGGATTTTCTTGGATGGGGGGCCTGAATCTCTTCCATAATCTTCATCTGGACGGGACAGTACAAAATGGTTTTGAATCAAACTCCTAGTTCCCAGCAAACTGACTTCCTCAGCTATAACTTAAACTGACCATTTCATGCACATCAAAAAGAagcccttcaaaaaaaaaaaaaaaaaaacagaccacAAAGCTTCAAACAAAACTTTATAGAAGCAAAGTCCTGTCTTAAACTAGTGATTTACCTTTTCTTCTGCCAACAGCACAATAAAAATGCTGCGTACAATCAAGTCTGACACAGGAGTATTAGGAAACATATAAAAAGCCTCACAAAAGGACAGAGTAGCTCATTTTACAGCTAGTCACGAACAGAGTTATTTTGTAAACCTATTAAAAGTTAATATCCATACATATTTCTACATGCTTGTAACAGCAAAAACTATTTACTATCCTACAATAGGAAAAAGTACATCATTATATAGTAGCTTACAAAGTAACTTTTTACAACTATTACACAACACCTTATACGATATAAGTAACAGGACTGCAATTAAGAACTACATGTAATTGTTTTCCATTATTGATCAGTGCAACCTCATTTTGCAAACAGTAGCGGTATGTCTATTTtctaaaaccacaaaacataTTCCATATGGTTTCCAGAAAACTTTGTTAATTCACACAGaacataaacatatttttttagatGCAATTCACAAAAATGCCTGACATTATGGGATTAGTAAGTAGAGTCCactaaaataaattgaaaacgtgttttactgtagaaaaaaagTGGCATCAGGGAGATTCTGCCACAGAACATAACATAGACCAAGGAAGAAGACAGTTGCTGCCAACAGCCTCAAGGCACTACAACAATACAAGCATTAAATAATAAGATTTCTATCACCATTGTTTGTTTAATACAAAACATATGAGCAtcattatattttcaaatacttaTTAACAGTTCAGGCTGTGAAGAGCAGAAACTCCTTAGAATTTAAGTTAAAGATGTAACTAGAAGCAAAACAACTAACATGTGAAGCAATAAATGAACTGCTCTAGCCCAAGAATATTATATTGTTGAGAAAAAAGTCATTTACCAGCATCATCTGATTCCTGAAACTGGGAGTAATCGACCACCTTCCTGTTCCTGTTAAAAAGCCGGGAGGAATACAATAATTAGCAATTAATAATCTCAGAGATACAAAAAGGTTTCTTCAAGTTACAAGAAAGTGCCATATCCTTCTTCCAGTGCAGGATATGTAGCCCAAAAACATCCCATGAAAACTCTTACAAATAAGCCAACTATACCTTTGAAGTCAGAAATTAGTACACACAGTATATTCTAGCATTTTCCTAAGGAGGTATTAGAATATTCTCTGAATTTGAAAGTGCTTTCTGGTAAGAAGCACTCTCTTATGGCTCGTGACTGCAGCCAGGAAGAGCCATCTTAACCTATGCTATGcagttatttcattattaaaaatatacatgtatcATCGTATACCACTATACCAGtgaaaacactattttaaaGCGATGTCTTTACCCCAAGATTAAAGACACATTTAAAGAACACATCAGCCTGAAGTTTAAGCCACAGCTCCCCCTAACTCCCTGTCTCAAATCTATGATATTTAAGACTAGGATTCTAGGTATAAAACAAGTACACAGTCTTATCATTAATTAGATAAACATGTCTGAACTgctcttcttttaatttctgcttctcacagctCAATATAATCATGCCTGCTCTCTTACCTTCTCCTCGagatttctgttttcccatGTGATCCCTGTTTCTaaagtattttaagttttcaCTGGGGACTTCTAGGAGCTTTCTCAATTAGTTACACTGATGCCCTAACAAGATGTAAGAGAGCTGTTACAATGCTTAATTATCACTAGGCTCAGCAAGGAAAGAAGATAGGAATTGCACCCAACTTGCATTTTTGGCTAGTGAATAAGCACAGACCAATACTTTCTTTACCTCATCAGCACCTTCTCTGCTCCCTAACCAAACTGAAACTAGCACAGGCAACAAGGTATCTATCATTAACAGTGAAAATGTGATGGTCAATTCTGGACAAAATTAGTTAACTACACAAGCAGCTATTACTGAAACCAATACCTCACTTGCCAACAAAATTAGAACCATTTCTCTAACTTCTGAAACCTAAAAACTGAGATGTCAGTAATCGTTGGCTGTTTTCTCAGCACCTGTCCCACCTACTTTACTGACAAGACATAACTGCCCTGTAATACAGCTACTCAAGGGAACCAAGAGAGCTACGCAACTGAATGATACTCGAGTTCTAGCTGGTAACGCCTCAGACTCCAAACATCCACCTCTTACAGCTGACGTGCAATAGGAGGAGGTGGCACAGATGAAAAAGGCGCCAGAGATTCAGACACCCCTCCGCACATACTTTTTACAATCCCTCTGACCCAAAGCCAATGATTAATCTGATTCTGCAGTAATCAGCACGTGATCTCACCTCCACAGCTAAAAAAGTCAGTCAAGCAGTAGGTTAAGTGACCTACCCAGCATCACAGCCTTCAGGACCTGCAAAGAGAAGCCAACACAAGCTCCATCCAGCACAGGAACCACAAAGCCCTTCCCCTGTCCCGCACCGCAGAGCACCAACTGTTGAATTCCACATTCTGTTCCCATAACCAAACTGCATTTGTGATTAACATCATGCATTGCTGGTAAGACCCCTTAGCTGAAAGACACCCCAAAAGCCATCGTTTTGTTCTGGCTGTCGATCCATTCGAAATCAATTATAAGTTGCCCTCCTGTACAAGTACTTCTGTTCATGGCTTACAGCAGTAGCCTTCAAAAGACGAAGGAATATAATTGTTTTTCATCCAACCCTAGGCCAAgcctcttaaaaacaaaacaaaaaacccccaccaacccctcaaaaaaccaaaaccccccaaaacaaacaagcaaacaaaaggaaggcTAGACCAGTCATTAGATTTCTACAGGTTGAATACCATCCAAGCTTCAGAGCAGGCGTGAGTGGAGCAAAGTACAACAGCAATGTGCTACAGAGAGCACTGCTCACTCACCCACAGCCCGAATATGGTAAAATACTGATTTAGGAATACAGCTACTGGCAAGCTTGTTATGGCATACCATCCAGGGCCTCAAATTTCTATTCCAACAGGCAGCCTTCCTGAAGATTGCCTCCTGAGCCATCTCACATGCGAAAAGACTGAATTTATTCTGGTAAGCATGTTAAGAACCATAAAGTTACTAAGTAAGATGTCTGATTCAGTGTAAGGATCAGGtattaggtttttttcatctaaaaGCGTAAAGAaggaggcggggggggagggggaagtaGAACTGCCAGATATTTTGTTCTAGCAGCTTTGTAAAACAATGGTTTCTGACATCACTTCTCAAACAAGGTGGAAATTGCAGTATTACCACATTGTAGCAAGTTGGTCATACACAGCTTCATCTTGCTCATTTCAGTCAGACCCGTACTAGATCAGGTACTGAAAATGTAACAAGAGTCCGGTAAAACATTAAAGACATACATTGTCCCTATGGAAAACACCCTTCCTCTTCCTAAGCACTGTGTTTTCAGCTAGAAAGTAAACCATGCGAGGCTCTCATTACCTGATGAGCAGGAGCAGTGACActtgtattaaaaaaccccaagcaaacaaaaccaacactatggcagcagaaaaaagagagaaggctGTTTGGCTTGCTTTATCTTGTTTTGCAGGGCAAGGAGAAGGgtggaggaaagaaggaatagCTATACTGGTATTACTAAAGATAGAAACTTGCAAGTCTTCCCAACAGAACCAGAGAAGCTCACAGAGGCAGAAACATGAAACAAACTGCTCTTGCATCTGCCATTCTCCTCACTCCACTCTTGTCTTTCACCCCATGTAGATCAACttaggtttttctttaaaactgtcaACAGCAATGATGGGCAATGCTTAATAACTACGAATCTGTAAAGAGAGACTGCATCTTTCATCACACCAAGGTGATAAAAACACAGGAGTTAAGTTTGCTGGAGttaaaagccaggaaaaaaaaatgttgctggtTTTGTCAATGAAAAGTCTCTCTTAGCCACTAGCAAAACCTAAATGTTAAGGCAAGCAGCCAGccataaaaaacaaaactatttgtTAAATTCATTTAGACTGAGCATAAAGACAGTCCAGTAGACATCCGGGATGGATATTGTTCAATCTGGTTTAAAACAGGCACTGAAATTTTAAGGTAACTTACTTGTTAATTCAGCTTAACATTTAAAGCGTGCATGTGAGAAGGGACTGGGGGAGGAAAGGTATATAGAGAAGTCCCGACAGCTTAAGTTTTAATAACAGCTGTCAGTCCTTCTGCAATAAAGAATAACTCATCTATTAAGTCATCAACATGTTACATCAGAAGCATTTACTTAGCAAAGTAATGCTCAAGTAATTTAAtaagaaatcagaaatgcaCAGTAATTCCTACAAGCCATACTTGGAGCCTAccaaactgaaattttgaaatgaCGAAAAGCATGTTAATGATGTAAAAGGATTGCTTAACGCCTATACAACCGAATCAGGACTGCATAGTGATACCCCATCGTCAGCTAGTGAGGTCCCTAAACCTTCAGTCTTTAAGTCAGCATGTCAGAATACAAACTAACAATCAGTtagaaagcttttgtttttttaaaatgggaatgCTTAGATCCCCAGATATTTCCACAGGCATTAAAATCCACAGGTAAAGACcgtgtttaaaaaatatacatgtacttctgaaaagcaatgcTAGACAGAGTCTTCAAAAAGCTAGTAACTGATCTCATCGTGCACTGAAGAGGAGTGTTTAGGTCAAATGGTTATCAGTAGAAGTATCAACCTTACACAACTCTTACTCAACATGGCAAGTAAAATGAATGACATTAAATGGTTACTGagattttttataattattattattattattttaactaCAGCATTTAACCAATATAACCATCAAGCTAAGCATCTATGAAGTAAGTTATGGACCCTTCATCACTGTAAAGGCTCAGTGCGAGCCTGGCATAGACAAGAGTGGTCATTTTCACTTTCTGGTTCTCATTCCGGTTGATAAAGTTGTCCCACTTTGAGGTCAGCATATTATCAGTAAGTTTTGTCATTAAAAGCACccctttgctgccttttttatACATAGGTAAGAAAAAATAGATATAGATAGGATATATTCCTTAGAGGTATTTTCAAAGTTGTGCAGAACAAAATATGCAGTGCTAGATTTAGGCCTTAAATGAACATTCACTTACAATTACGCATGAGAGTTGAAACATCGAAAACTAGTGACAGTTATGTACCTAAAACACGTCACTATGGTGTTAGTCTATTTAAAAATTGGCACAACTGTACTCAGACAAGACTCACCGACTAGAGGTTCCCAATTACAGAGGTCATTGTTTGGGTCTGGACTTGGTGTAACTCCAAACGTCTGTAAGACTAGGCACTGCTCATGGTATCTGCAGAATTTTTAGGGATACACATGACTTGAAACTCCATAaagtaattaaattatttatgcaGCAACAGTTTAAGCAGTCTTGTGCCCATCCTCCATTTGAACCTAACCACAATtgagaagattttaaaatacagcaatgtTCTGATGCAGAGCAGGGggtgagggaggagggggaaaacaaacccaaaaaaccacacacacacaaatcaatTCTGCAACCTGTATTGTTCctggtattttgattttttttttttttttttttgtacctcTGCCTTgctctctgtttctctttagACTGGAAGCTTTCAGAGCAAGGATCACATCTTTTTACTTATCTGGAAAGCGCCTATAGCTTATCCCTGGACACTACCACACATTATTACTCAAGTTAAACGCCAGTCCCCAAGGAAGTGTTGCTTTCCCGCTACCCCATGGAAGTTTTCTAGCATGACAATACTTGTATTTTACATTGTCCAGGTACAACACTGGCAACAAGACAAGTTAAATTTAATAGATAAATATTTTCCCTGCGAGTAAAATTTCAAAGGACCACCCTTCCACCATTGTGCCAATGCAAGACTGGGATTCAAGAGTTActaataaagcaaaattaagtaCATAAAGCCTTGAAGCACTGAGATAGATCAATTCTAACTGGCTTTAATcttaaaatgaacaaacaaaaccaccctgTGATTTCCATACTTGCTCacactgtttcattttgcaatGCCTGCAGGAGAGGAGTACCAGCAAGTGAAAGTGaccagcaaggaaaagcagaagcaagctCCAtcaaatttaaagtaaaaattctTAATTAAAGCATATTAATTGATGCTGTATACAAAAATAGTGGCTCAGAATGTTTTACTTCATTTGTATCCAAGTATAGATGGGCTGTAATAATGTAGCCACCAGTTCCAAATGTTCTTTGCAGTACTTCAGAAGAGTTAGCCACAAGATGCAGAGGCTCTGTAACTGTAAGTACCCTTACTTTTTacttcttgctgttttctaaCAATAGTGCAGATACCATCATTATCCACGCAGGAGAACTTTAATTGTGTAGAAAGTACTTGGCTCTAAGTGCCAGACACATGAAGCCTGTAAATACCGGGACTTTATCACTACTATTTAACAATTTTAAGAAACGGACTTTAACAACCAGACTCAGACTTAAGGCAGTCTTCCACCAAGAACTGGAGTAGAAACTGGGGATATATGATGGATTTTATTAAGTTCATTGTTTCAGGTGTGCACATATTCACTAGACTAGCAGACGTAATACATCAATTCAAAGACCTCTGAATAAAGGAAAACCTTTCCAACACTAAATCTTATTCTGATGAGGAACCTTCCACCAGACTTCCGTATTACCAACAATATGCTGAGATAACTAGgacaaaaaatacaatttaaaaagttttaggTTTAAATCCATTAGAAGAGTTCTCCAGTTACTACCCAGTAGAGCAATATAATGTATTAGCcactgaatattttcatttttacctcCTGAAAGGCTATTAAATACAGCTAAACAGCGCATTGCTAGATCTATTCCTGACACAAGCCAAAAAGTTTTCTGCTACTAACAGCCTGCTGGACTTTGGCACCTGATTTCCTGTAGCCCAGTGCCTGTCAACTGAGGGTAAAACAAGTCAGATCTTTCACAACAGTGCAGATTgtggagatatatatatatatatcttattttgaaattattattttttagaaacTGTCGCTTATGAAGTTATTTAATACAGAAACCTTAGAAGCTATACTTCTAAAGATACGAAACTTCCCTTACCTGTAGCAAGAGCCCAGTGCCGGCAAGTAAATCACCAGCAGAATGTACACTGAAATGTCACCCTGAGCAGCAAAGTCACATCACCACTGTATTTCAGAACACAGGCACTGTCATTCAAGATCAGACCACTAGTCCAACATCCTGCCTTGCAAAAGGCCAAAGACAGATGCTTCAGAGCAGTCCCATTAATCCACCTTTTTGACATGAAACAATTCCCTAAGGCTGGAACTTTAAGCTTAATCTGCCCTTACCTCTGCATGCAGGTATACACTATTGATCTAAGGAAGAGCTATAAACCCCCCAATTGTTTCACAAATCACTGTGCCAAACTCACCTACTTAGCAAGCAGTCCTAGCTTCCATTTTTTAACCTCATATTAGAGGTTAATAAGCATATTAGAGATATTACTTAAATATCAAGACTATAACCTATAAATGTACACCTGTCAAGTTTTACAGCTGCAACTGATTTTGTGTTTATTACTCCAAAAGATCCAAAATACCTAGGATCCACATCCCAGATCAGGCTTCCATGGAACACAAGTACAACCAGTTACTTAAAAGTATCTTGAGAAcgaaaaaaaaatcagagcattCAACGAAGACCTTATGCAACCTCTTATCTTTTCTATAAAGACAACTTAAACTACAAGTTCGCTCTCCGAGtactttccaaagaaaagtaaagaagAATACATTCCTGCCCCCCAGTAAACTTTCAGACACATGGCAAGTTCTCTACACCGTAGGTTTCCAAAGTTACCGCGATTCAGCAACGCGGTTAAGATTACCCTGCAACTCCATGCTTCAGCGCCGTTTTAACTAAAGACACAAACACCCCGACCTACCTCCTTCACTGGTGGGGAGAAGACAGCCCGTTTAGCTAAACGGCCCTCGGTTTCCTCCTCTCCACGATCTAAAATAGGCCTTCtcgggtggggagggggaaacacCGGGAGGAAACCGACCCGGGAGAAGCAGTCACGCTACCGGGCGAGAGGGAAAGGGCGTGTGTTCACTGCTGTTCCTACCAGAGGGGGCGGCTCCTCCGAACTCCTCCCCTAAACGTGGTTTAACTTCTATGCACAGCCCCTCTCCTCCAGACCCTCGCTGGTCACGGCGTATTGCAGGCACACTCCCTCCCCCAACCAGCGCGGTCcgctctgcccccccccccctccccggttcccccccccccccccccccccccgcctcttCCCTGGaagggggtgcagggggctgcGACAGAGGCCTGCTGGCGCACACCGCCTGTCTCCGCACGAAGTGGGTCACTAAGGTTCACTCTTCCCGTTAGAAAATGTGGGACGCGGGACGCGGCCTCCATCGAGGCCTCCGCCTCGCACCCCCCTCGCACCCCCGTAAGGGCGCAGCGAAACGCGCCGCCGCCTCCCTGCACCCCCGGCCAGCCCAGGGCCACGCTCACCGCCCGGCCAGCGAAtcagcaataataataaaaaaagaataatatatatatatatataaagttgtgaggaaaaaggggaaatacaAGAGCGAGCGGCCCATGCTGCATCCGCGCAGCCTCCCTGCCCCCTCCGCCGCGCACGCTCGCC
Encoded proteins:
- the NUCKS1 gene encoding nuclear ubiquitous casein and cyclin-dependent kinase substrate 1 isoform X2; translation: MSRPVRNRKVVDYSQFQESDDADEDYGRDSGPPSKKIRSSPREAKNKRRSGKNSQEDSEDSEEKDVKTKKDDSHSADEDFGSEDDDLGADDGKADSDYESSQKSKKGKKAKPEKNKRAASKSRKRPAEDSEDEKEDHKNVRQQRQAASKAASKQREMLMDDVGSEEEEQEDDEAQFQENSGSDEDFLMEDDDDSDYGSSKKKNKKVSKKSKPERKEKKMPKPRLKATVTPSPVKGKGKAGRPTASKATKEKTPSPKEEDEEPESPPEKKKSASPPPEKSGDEGSEDEAPSGED
- the NUCKS1 gene encoding nuclear ubiquitous casein and cyclin-dependent kinase substrate 1 isoform X1, producing MSRPVRNRKVVDYSQFQESDDADEDYGRDSGPPSKKIRSSPREAKNKRRSGKNSQEDSEDSEEKDVKTKKDDSHSADEDFGSEDDDLGADDGKADSDYESSQKSKKGKKAKPEKNKRAASKSRKRPAEDSEDEKEDHKNVRQQRQAASKAASKQREMLMDDVGSEEEEQEDDEAQFQETDSGSDEDFLMEDDDDSDYGSSKKKNKKVSKKSKPERKEKKMPKPRLKATVTPSPVKGKGKAGRPTASKATKEKTPSPKEEDEEPESPPEKKKSASPPPEKSGDEGSEDEAPSGED